The following proteins are co-located in the Tiliqua scincoides isolate rTilSci1 chromosome 8, rTilSci1.hap2, whole genome shotgun sequence genome:
- the TMEM120A gene encoding ion channel TACAN: MSCKASAAQCLRDWEELQDGFQRVQDTHRLYRQKLEELTKLQDGLSSSIGRQKKRLRELAVALPRPSGADCSQEELYLQEVEDLIKERQNVFFEMEAYLPKKNGLYLSLVLGNVNVTLLSKQAKFAYKDEYEKFKLYLTIILLILSFTCRFLLNSRVTDAVFNFLLVWYYCTLTIRESILINNGSKIKGWWVFHHYISTFLSGVMLTWPDGLMYQKFRNQFLSFSMYQSFVQFLQYYYQSGCLYRLRALGERHTMDLTVEGFQSWMWRGLTFLLPFLFFGQFWQLYNAVTLFRLARLPECKEWQVLMCGFPFFILFTGNFFTTLRVVNQKFQNKCKDPKRD; this comes from the exons ATGAGCTGCAAGGCCTCGGCGGCCCAGTGCCTGCGGGACTGGGAGGAGCTGCAGGACGGCTTCCAGCGCGTGCAG GATACCCATCGCCTGTACAGGCAGAAGCTGGAGGAGCTGACCAAGCTGCAGGATGGgctctccagctccatcggacGGCAGAAGAAGCGGCTGCGAGAGCTCGCGGTGGCCCTCCCCAG gCCTTCTGGTGCTGACTGTTCACAGGAGGAGCTCTACCTCCAGGAAGTTGAGGACTTGATCAAGGAGCGACAGAATGTCTTCTTCGAAATGGAGGCCTACCTGCCCAAGAAGAATGG GTTGTACCTGAGTCTCGTGCTGGGGAATGTGAACGTCACACTGCTCAGCAAGCAGGCCAA gTTTGCCTACAAGGATGAATACGAGAAGTTCAAGCTCTACCTCACCATCATCCTGCTCATTCTCTCCTTCACCTGCCGGTTCCTCCTCAACTCCAG AGTGACAGACGCAGTCTTCAATTTCCTCCTGGTCTGGTATTACTGCACACTGACCATTCGAGAGAGCATCCTCATCAACAATGGCTCCAA GATTAAGGGCTGGTGGGTATTCCATCACTACATCTCCACCTTCCTTTCGGGCGTCATGCTGACTTG GCCAGATGGGCTCATGTACCAGAAGTTCAGAAATCAATTCCTCTCCTTCTCCATGTATCAGA GCTTCGTCCAGTTTCTTCAGTATTATTACCAGAGTGGCTGCCTATACAGGCTGAGAGCACTGGGGGAGCGGCACACCATGGACCTGACTGTGG AGGGCTTCCAGTCGTGGATGTGGAGAGGCCTGACCTTCCTGCTTCCATTCCTCTTTTTTGGCCAA TTCTGGCAGCTCTATAATGCTGTCACCCTCTTCCGCCTGGCCAGACTCCCCGAATGCAAAGAATGGCAG GTGCTGATGTGCGGCTTCCCGTTCTTCATCCTCTTCACTGGCAACTTTTTCACCACCTTGCGAGTTGTCAACCAGAAGTTCCAGAACAAGTGCAAGGATCCCAAGAGGGACTGA